Proteins encoded in a region of the Pelmatolapia mariae isolate MD_Pm_ZW linkage group LG16_19, Pm_UMD_F_2, whole genome shotgun sequence genome:
- the LOC134645524 gene encoding CD209 antigen-like protein D: MDNPQRRTNENNDASSNDIFRQGGSTFPKYPPIILLLGLLNAVLLITAVVIGVNCAKVKEDSLHISNPAVTQLFSELDYLRSNHSDVIEAEEEAKKALESAINNHKEVKVKIEELKTVNDGYQKQMQALQMEKANLKSNVSILEGSCGGCLPGWALFNSSCYFFSYTESSTVKKNWHQSREDCVSRGSDLVVIDNQEEQKYVSTTIQNMKTSNSKWENGFWIGLTDMENEGNWVWINNVTEVQQRYWMDGEPNNGGDFGEHCGVAVHSALNPWKTRYDGNCDVKQLHWMCEM, from the exons ATGGATAATCCACAGAGAAGGACAAATGAGAACAATGACGCATCGTCCAATGATATATTTAGGCAAG GTGGATCAACCTTTCCAAAGTACCCACCGATTATACTGCTCCTGGGATTGCTGAACGCTGTATTGTTGATAACGGCTGTTGTTATTGGAGTTAACT GTGCCAAAGTCAAAGAGGACTCCTTGCACAtttccaacccagctgtaacacagctcttcagtgaGCTTGACTATCTCCGAAGCAACCACAGCGATGTGATCGAAGCTGAAGAGGAGGCCAAGAAGGCTTTAGAGAGCGCGATCAACAACCACAAAGAAGTAAAGGTGAAAATTGAGGAGCTGAAGACCGTCAATGATGGTTATCAGAAACAGATGCAAGCACTGCAAATGGAGAAGGCAAACCTGAAGTCCAATGTATCAATTTTAG AGGGATCTTGTGGTGGATGCCTCCCTGGTTGGGCTCTTTTCAACTCGTCTTGCTATTTCTTCTCCTACACCGAGTCCTCTACTGTTAAAAAGAACTGGCATCAGAGCAGAGAGGACTGTGTTAGTCGTGGATCTGACCTGGTTGTGATCGATAACCAGGAAGAGCAG aaaTATGTGAGTACCACGATCCAAAATATGAAAACCAGTAATAGTAAGTGGGAGAATGGATTCTGGATTGGACTCACTGACATGGAGAACGAGGGGAACTGGGTATGGATTAATAATGTCACAGAGGTGCAACAAAG GtactggatggatggagaacCAAACAACGGCGGAGATTTTGGAGAACATTGTGGGGTTGCAGTTCACTCTGCCCTTAATCCCTGGAAGACGCGCTATGATGGAAATTGTGACGTGAAGCAGTTGCACTGGATGTGTGAAATGTAA